AAAATGTTAATAAGATAATGTTATTTGAAGATGAAACAATTTATTTATGTCTAAATAAAAGATTTATACTTAAGCGAGTAAGTTTAAACAAAATAGAACGCGTTGAGGTGATTGCATGAAACTTTTTAAGGATATGAATTGGTATGAACAAAGTTATGAAAAGTTAAGATTTGCAGGTAAAAAAATTGAATGTTTAAAGCAACAGAAAACCTTTGATAATGACGATCTTATAATGTTGAACTTATTACTTACCGTCCTCAAATCACCAATGGAATACGCTATTGCCGCTATACAAGAATCAAATGGAGTAACAGATCAAAAGAGCTATGTACCTTTTAAACACAATAATCAAAAAATGAGAAATTATATCCGCAATGTAAAAACTCGATTAGGTACTGATTCTCAGGAAATTATTGACGCTCTTTTGGAACTTCAATCAAATGATATCTATAACCAGTTTAATGCTATGCAAAACAATGAAAAACACGGTTCAATAAACTTTCACGATATACAACATACACAGCATATTGGCTTTGCACAAATTGGAGGATTAACATTGTCTAACGCTTCTTTTGTCAATAATGGGACCAAAGGAATATTTATAGCTAATGAAGATGGTGAGATAGATCTAACTTCTAATCCTACCTACTCATATAATCAGAGTCTTAAGTTTAACCATAATAATGAAGACGTTTTTGAATTTCTTGAATTAATACATTTTAGAACATCTAAATTCATCGAGAAAGTTCACTCTTTTTTAAACTATCATAAAGAAACCCCATCTAGTGACGACCAAGAAACTAGACAGGCGGATCAATAAATTTTTATACATATATTATAACATCAAAAAAGCCCCACACTCAACTTAATGAGTGCAGGGCTTAATGAAATTAATAAATTATAATTTTTTAATTTGATAAGTTTGAACTTTCTTAGGTGTTTTGTATGTTCCATCTGTATAGTTTACAATCGTACCATATAAATACCAACCTTTATAACCCTTATCATTGTAAGCTTTATAAGTCCAAACACATACATAATTCTTCTTAGTACTACTTAATAATAACTTATCTACCATTTGGATAACAAGTTGCTTTTTTATTTTGAATTTAGAAGAAGCTACATCCACAATTGCACTTTTTACTGTAATTAAATTCTTATTGCTATAAACACTACATTTCTTTGGAGAAACAATATGACTATCTGGACCTGGTCTTACATCAACCGCTTTCGCTTCATGACTAGGAAAAAGCACTCCAAAACTTAATACCATTACCATTAACAAACTAAATACTTTGTTTTTCATAAAATACCTCCTAAAATTATTTCCTTAATTATTCAGAATTATACATTTATTAGAAATTAATAGCAAGAGTTATCTGAAAATATTAGTAATTTATATTGCGATTTGTTTTCCCGTAAATAAAAAAGCCACACAATCAACAAGAGTGCGGGGCTTAAAGTTTAATTTATTTAATTTTTCCCCAAAGAGTTCCATCTACTCCGTTTTTATGTGTTCTAATTGGTAAATAAATACGCTTACCATCGTTAGCATCGTATGCTACCCATACATAGCCATCTTGTACCATTACTTCATCATACTTAACTGTAGCTTTAGCAGGTAACTTACCGGCTTTATTCTTAGCAATCGCAAATGGTCCTACATAATAAGCCTGAATAGGCTCACTACCATTAATAAACGTACCTTTTTCATTTTTCCAACGAGTACCGTACTGATTCAGTTGCCATCCACCTGTATTTTTAGCTGGTGCTTTCTGTACAGTCGCAGTCTTAACTGGTGCTTTACCACCGTTAGCATAATATAAAATACGTTCAACAAAATGACGTTTAACACTCGCTACAGACTTACCATGTAAATCCCACGATCTGTGCGGACATGCTGTAGGCGATAATTCTTTGTGAAGCCACACAGTTTTTTCGTTAATAGGAATATTATATGATTGCATTACTTCTGCCACTAACTTGAATGTTTCTTCTTCGTTGCGGAGGAATTGAGCATCACTCGCAGTCATTGACTGACATACTTCAAATCCAATTAAATTCGAATTCCCCCACGCGTTACCTGTATGCCAAGCAATTCGATTTGTATATTGTGCTAATAAGATACTACCTTCTGATACATAATAGTGAGCAAAACCATTTTCTAATGGATGATTTGCTAAAAATGATTTATAACCTACACCTGTTAGTGGTCCAGCATCATTATGGATTACAACTCCCACTGGTTTCATTGCTCCTGGATTACGATTTACTATACTTGTTATTACTTGTGTCATATTATTTCTCCTCCATTTTTTCGTTATTATCTTCAATATCTAGTACGTTCTTAAACTTCTGTGCTTGTTGTGCATTATGTGTGAAGTTATTGTTTTTCCAATAACCCCACGCGATTGATCCAATAAGAATCAAGTCGCTTAATGTTTGGTAAATCAATGCTTCGTCACTTTGAATGACTGGTTTACCATAATGTGCTAGTAGTGAGTTGATTAGTGCAATCACTAGCACAATCAATCTTGTAATTGCTTGTTTTAATTCGTTATTCATTTATAAATCCCTCCAATTAAAATAGACGCACCAAATGGCACGCCCTTATTTAAAAAATATTTGAGCAAAAGCAAAGGCACTTCCGCCGATTGTGGCGAAAGCACCTATTATTGCTACAATGATCTTGTCATTCGCATTCTTTCGTTTGCTGATAAATTCTTCGTGTGAATCAACCTTACCTTTTAACTTATCAACTTCACCCTTAAATCCACTCATAGTATCATTTAGCGTTACCATTTGACCCTCAATGTTAGTAAGTGATTTTACAAGTGGTTTCTGTGATTCGCTAAACAATGTAATAGCTTTATCAAGTAAGTGATAATTTTTTGTATGTTTATCATCAACATCATCAATGTATTTATAAATTTCTCTCTTGTCTCTTTCTCGTTGTATTTGTACATCTTTAAAAGACTCTATTTTATCGTTTTCCAAAATAGCTAACACCACCTATAAATCCGATTACACCTAAACCAGCTGATAATATTAAAAATCCTATAGGTGTTAACCAGTTAATCGAATTGTTAATCCCAGCGACTGCCAGAAAGAAATAAAAGAATGACAGCCCTATACCGCCGATCATAACTAGAAGATCATATATTGTTCTTGTTAGTCTATGTGGTATATAAAAGCAACTTGCTATCAGACATATACTGAAGAACATAATGACAGCCCCCCAGGTCCACAAAGGAAAAACTTGGTGGAGCGCTTCATACAAAGGGCTGTCATTTACTGCAGTATCAGATTCTAAAATCCAGAATGATGCTCTTGCTAATGAATATAAACCAAAAGTAAAAGTAGATGCGCATGTCAACTTCTCAGGTGTCGATAGTGGTCGTGAAATCTTTGAATCATCTGGTGTTACATCATCAATTCTGTTCATTTAATCAACTCCTTTTAATTTTATCTATAATAAAAACCCCTAGTCACTTTGCGTGATTAGAGGTTGGATATTATTTTGATTTTAACTTTTCTTCTAATTTCGTAATTCTTATACTCTGTCCAAGGCTTAGGGTGATTGAAGTTATGAATGTCATGATCATCATTATCATTAAAAAAATCAACATGAATTAACCTACTTTCTTCTTTTTTTATATCTTGATTTCTTTTTTTCTTTAATTTTAGATTTTCTCTCTAAATGCGGCATTCTTTTTTCTTCCGAATTACTATGAATATTTTTCAAAATTTTTGTTTGTTTCTTTTCTTCTTTTAGTTTTTCTTTTTCTATCCTTACTAGTTCAGTACTATTTTTTTCGGTAGTTGAAGCTGTGAATTCATTTTTAACTTGCAATCCAAAACCAGCAATAGTTATTAAACCTAACAATATATTAATCGCAGCTTGCATGTTATTATTATGCGGTTGGGACATAATCTTCTTAAGTAATTCAATAAACGGATAGTAATCTTCACTTATAGCGCTTAAATGTTGTTCCACATCCTTAATGTCCTCGTAAGCTTTAACGTTTTTTAATACTTTAATCATAGCTTCTAATTCTTTTTTATTGGAATAAGCTTTTATTTCGAGAAATCCATCAATCATTGCGTATTCTCCAGGTATACCTCTAATAATCCCTCCATCATTAGGACAAGTGCCAAGTATGATATTACCAAATGTAGCATCTTCTAAAAATTCACCTAGAATCATTCCTTTATGTTGATATATTTTTCCACAACTTTCGCAATATCCAGGCATCATTACACTATTATCCATAATAAAATCCCCTTATTATTTTCTTTTAAATATACTTCATCTAAAAGAAAATAATAAGGGAATATGCGTTCTATTTTTAACATTCAATCAATAATAATTCACACACATCTTCAGTACATAAGAGTAGAAGACGCGCTAATCAATTACATTAAGATTAACTTAATATTTTAATTCCAGTATGACTTGTAATAACCTTCACATCAAAGTGCCACTCCGCACTTGATCCAGCTGTATAATTTAAGAAGTTAAAATCTACCTTTTGAACATCAGTAGTATTACCAGTGACTGTTGTTGTTGGTGCAGTACCGACACCTATTGCAGTAGCATTAATCTCGTCATAAGTTATTTCTTCAATTTTCTTCAACTGTGCCAATGTCGTAGCATCTGCAGTACGTTTTATCGCTCCTCTAAAAAGTATTTCACGAGGACTCTTAGCAAGTATACTTTTCGACTTCAAAGCACGTATTTCAACAATTGCATTTAAAGAGTCATTCGGCACTTCTAAACTGAAACCTCGTTCAGCGACAGCAGAGCTACTTACTTTATAGAACGATGATTTTTGAGTTATAAACCCTTTATAGATAGGTTTGGTAATAGGTTTCGATGGTCTGTGAGTGTTGTGATTAATAAACGTTATCTCATCAATATATTTTGCAGCCTCTGAATTTAACGTGACATACTCAATGTCGTATGGATTACGCGTAGACCATTCATAATTATCCTCAAATACGATGTTTTGCAGTTTCGTTCCAATAGGAATCTCGAATTGAACATCTCGCATGTTATTATGTTTTAAATAAAGATGTCCTATATCACATCTGACGAACACCTTAACCCCAAAATTATCCTCGATATAAATTTTATGCGGCGAGAAGTCACCAGAACTATCTGCTCGTAAAACAATAACATCAGGAGATGCTTCGAAGTAGTTACGTTTTATACTGTAATCTTCTCCGTTACCATAAAGCAGAATATCACAACCTGCATAATTCGCCTCGATGACATTATCGATAATTGTAACTTTAGTAGAGGCATATCCACCAAAAATACCAATAGCGCCTCTCTCGATAGTATTATTTTGAATGTTAACAGTAGTAACCCACTGACCGAGTTTGATGTTCACATTACAGTACCAGAACTTGTTATTTGTAAATGACATACCATATTGAGCTAATCCAACTAATCCTTCGTCTAAATCATAAAAGTAGCAACCATCGACTTGTGCAGGGCTATAAACACCTTGAAATATAACTCCTCTTGCTGCGCTCGACGTCCCTGCTAAAGAAGTAGTTTTAGTTGTGAATGCTAATGAAGCGTTAGTAGAGCCGTACATACGTGAAGTATGTCCTCTTCTAGTATTATCTCCTTGGAATCTAATGTTAAAGATACTTCCGAATACATCTTTTCTAGGATCCTTTACACCGAACTGAAAAGCAAAATTAACCGGTTTAATTACAGTATTAAATCCTACACCTACAAAGGTTATATTTTTTTGAACTATTAAACCATTTAACATAATGAATTCTCCGGCAGGTATATTAATTACCGATCCATCTGGAGCTGCATCTACAGCAGCTTTAAAAACTGGTGTAAAGTCATAATTCCCATCACCCATTAACGTCTTTGCAGATTCGAATTCCATTAGATTGTAAATATGGCTACTTTTTTCATCAAATCTATCCAAACGAGCACCAAGTGATTGAAAATTTTTCCTTGCTAAAATAACTTCTGTCTGACCCTGAGTATCAGATGATAATAAGGTAAATTTCTCTTCTACAGCATTCTCTACTA
Above is a window of Macrococcoides canis DNA encoding:
- a CDS encoding phage holin; translation: MNNELKQAITRLIVLVIALINSLLAHYGKPVIQSDEALIYQTLSDLILIGSIAWGYWKNNNFTHNAQQAQKFKNVLDIEDNNEKMEEK
- a CDS encoding NosD domain-containing protein; amino-acid sequence: MEVNSLKTKNNFHNYITIKQADNTSPIELLLCGPDGSVINKLNQNCTLTLLDTKDRMIRQKSYEKIIDGVLTFKVVNDLKANIHSLEITTADGQKFPSDGKFTVYVSDTHDDTELNIINNLSLDETFNKLANNLVENAVEEKFTLLSSDTQGQTEVILARKNFQSLGARLDRFDEKSSHIYNLMEFESAKTLMGDGNYDFTPVFKAAVDAAPDGSVINIPAGEFIMLNGLIVQKNITFVGVGFNTVIKPVNFAFQFGVKDPRKDVFGSIFNIRFQGDNTRRGHTSRMYGSTNASLAFTTKTTSLAGTSSAARGVIFQGVYSPAQVDGCYFYDLDEGLVGLAQYGMSFTNNKFWYCNVNIKLGQWVTTVNIQNNTIERGAIGIFGGYASTKVTIIDNVIEANYAGCDILLYGNGEDYSIKRNYFEASPDVIVLRADSSGDFSPHKIYIEDNFGVKVFVRCDIGHLYLKHNNMRDVQFEIPIGTKLQNIVFEDNYEWSTRNPYDIEYVTLNSEAAKYIDEITFINHNTHRPSKPITKPIYKGFITQKSSFYKVSSSAVAERGFSLEVPNDSLNAIVEIRALKSKSILAKSPREILFRGAIKRTADATTLAQLKKIEEITYDEINATAIGVGTAPTTTVTGNTTDVQKVDFNFLNYTAGSSAEWHFDVKVITSHTGIKILS
- a CDS encoding SH3 domain-containing protein; the protein is MTQVITSIVNRNPGAMKPVGVVIHNDAGPLTGVGYKSFLANHPLENGFAHYYVSEGSILLAQYTNRIAWHTGNAWGNSNLIGFEVCQSMTASDAQFLRNEEETFKLVAEVMQSYNIPINEKTVWLHKELSPTACPHRSWDLHGKSVASVKRHFVERILYYANGGKAPVKTATVQKAPAKNTGGWQLNQYGTRWKNEKGTFINGSEPIQAYYVGPFAIAKNKAGKLPAKATVKYDEVMVQDGYVWVAYDANDGKRIYLPIRTHKNGVDGTLWGKIK